One genomic window of Ficedula albicollis isolate OC2 chromosome 18, FicAlb1.5, whole genome shotgun sequence includes the following:
- the MRPL27 gene encoding 39S ribosomal protein L27, mitochondrial — protein MAALRRLFLTTQNTSLVAVRWASKKSGGSSKNLGGRSPGKRHGFKKVEGAFVHAGNILATQRLIRWHPGAHVGMGRNKTLYALEDGIVRYTKEVFVPPPRSSESRDVICQLPKGAVLYKTFISVVPSTEVGSFKLVTML, from the exons ATGGCGGCGCTGAGGCGGCTGT TTCTAACCACTCAAAATACAAGCCTGGTTGCTGTCAGATGGGCTTCTAAGAAAAGTGGGGGCAGCTCCAAAAACCTCGGTGGCCGCAGCCCTGGGAAACGACACGGGTTCAAAAAAGTCGAAG GTGCATTTGTCCACGCTGGAAACATTTTGGCCACGCAGCGGTTGATCCGCTGGCATCCCGGCGCTCAC GTGGGGATGGGCCGGAACAAGACACTCTATGCCCTGGAGGATGGGATTGTGAGATACACCAAAGAGGTCTTCGTGCCCCCACCCCGCAGCAGCGAGAGCAGGGATGTGATCTGCCAGCTGCCCAAAGGAGCAGTCCTTTATAAAACTTTTATCAGTGTTGTCCCTTCCACAGAGGTAGGAAGCTTCAAACTCGTCACCATGCTGTGA